The following are encoded together in the Anopheles nili chromosome 3, idAnoNiliSN_F5_01, whole genome shotgun sequence genome:
- the LOC128724121 gene encoding thioester-containing protein 1 allele R1-like — protein MTSDIRCYNHSYIFFSVSYNYSIVGSRIIRSNSDYRVAVTTFDVKTPIAFRISIVTEGTTIKSEDVTLSSNDSRIICLPIGNIEEKDYDLVVEGLSGIVFQKKAALDYDNKYCSVLIQTDKSVYKPGDAIRYRVLLVDRDMKPLSVDNAATVYVCDGKANRIQQWSNVSVSELGVFEAELPLSTEPVLGEWTIFVDVHGVKQSKTFDVDKYVLPTYEVTVESPGYTFLDDDLLKVVINSKYTYGKPVVGELKLSVKQSTPNYGFFGRSVNQSTMFCQKVQPIDGKAIVEIDLKGILKSMAYIRELAIDAEVCETLTGRTQKGSTNVVLHEHRYNFRLIEESPYFPGLPYNAWVQVSHPDGSPVQDSTEKIEISLRNSNIALFQQSSTLDNDGMVKLSVDLDKFDFDYLSVEVLYRGKNHYIQGINKPRAHQDALMQANLTEKEPSLGKELKFVVACTKPLKFVAYTLLSGGELLAAGSVHGSDSNTVSITLSSTYRMVPRAKLLMHYISNTGYIVTSCTKVTFKGVFENEIHLSLSKDEVQPGESIDIDIRAGKDSYVGLLAVDQSVLLLKSGNDIVRDDVVQQLEQYESAKSYRGGWDDLSDCQDAGAVLLSNRLVPIRIFPEAALFACASPMGGFGAPPVMMRSCQMKMADNIVASVDSSQPAVRTKFPETWIWESIKSCKEEECIKKIVPDTITSWIITGFALSKTRGIGLVDAPSKINVFLPFFLSIDLPYSVKLGESVRIPVIVFNYTDADQAVDVVFFNKDNEFAFISDENGANVHEDNNRQVKSLVPCNSGKTFSFTIKPEKVGHITLKLMAKCPLAGDAIERQLLVEPEGLPQYVNKALLIDLRSAKEVQQTFNVDIPEDAVPNSTKVEISVIGDVLGSSIENLESLIRMPFGCGEQNMLNFVPCILVLDYLKACGRLSVTVESKAKNCMLVGYQRELTYKHQDGSFSAFGESDKSGSTWLTAFVAKSFQQAAKHITIEENVIDKALFWLTTVQAADGSFPEVGTICHKDMQGGSGSGIALTAYTVVAFLASAELGEKYKPTINKALAYIQDHISELNDIYAHSLVAYALQIADHSLKTEVLASLRTKAKQEGDYLWWSKPIVESSKSDEFRCWHRPCSVDVEMSAYGLLATLKAYDMLEGLPIMKWLVSQRNDMGGFQSTQDTVVGLQALAEIAAQLSSSEANISVKVTLPSGIEKHVTVDRDNVLVLQKHELPEETKDVEMMATGAGCALFQLSYKYNIKKEDSSPRFTLHPLAKKGSLKGYIDLSVSTCFIPKEDQAVSNMAVMEVDMPSGFIVENDTLEQLKKHALVKKVETKRGDTTVVLYFDNIGEKMVNLELAAFQKHEVENAKPANVIIYDYYDNTRCARSFYNIAA, from the exons ATGACGTCGGACATTCGCTGTTACAATCATAGCTACATTTTCTTCAGTGTATCCTA CAATTACTCCATCGTTGGTTCCAGAATAATTCGATCAAATTCGGATTACCGCGTGGCGGTTACGACGTTCGATGTAAAGACCCCAATTGCATTCCGTATATCCATCGTAACGGAAGGTACAACCATCAAAAGCGAAGACGTGACGTTATCCAGCAATGATTCACGCATCATTTGTCTTCCG ATTGGTaatattgaagaaaaagaCTACGATCTGGTCGTGGAAGGGCTTTCGGGAATTGTCTTTCAGAAAAAGGCCGCACTAGACTATGACAACAAGTATTGCTCCGTTTTGATTCAAACCGATAAGTCTGTGTACAAACCGGGTGATGCCATACGTTACCGGGTGCTGTTGGTGGATCGCGATATGAAGCCACTTTCAGTGGACAATGCAGCGACCGTTTACGTTTGTGACGGCAAAGCCAATCGAATTCAGCAATGGAGCAACGTCTCGGTAAGCGAACTGGGAGTTTTCGAAGCGGAACTTCCACTCTCAACGGAACCTGTACTCGGCGAGTGGACCATATTCGTCGATGTTCATGGAGTG AAACAATCTAAAACGTTCGATGTCGATAAGTACGTTCTGCCAACGTACGAGGTGACGGTGGAAAGCCCCGGTTACACGTTCCTCGATGATGATCTGCTGAAGGTGGTCATCAATTCGAAATACACCTACGGCAAGCCAGTGGTTGGAGAGCTGAAGTTGTCTGTGAAGCAGAGCACGCCGAATTATGGATTCTTCGGACGCAGCGTAAACCAATCTACAATGTTCTGCCAGAAGGtgcaaccgatcgatggcAAGGCGATCGTGGAGATCGACTTGAAGGGGATTCTCAAATCGATGGCATATATTCGGGAGCTTGCGATCGATGCGGAAGTGTGCGAAACGCTGACTGGGCGCACGCAGAAAGGATCCACCAATGTGGTGTTGCACGAGCATCGTTACAATTTTCGTTTGATTGAAGAATCGCCCTATTTTCCCGGACTACCGTACAATGCCTGGGTTCAGGTGTCGCACCCGGATGGCAGCCCCGTGCAGGATAGCACCGAAAAAATAGAGATTTCGTTGCGAAATTCCAACATAGCTTTGTTTCAGCAATCCTCGACGCTAGACAACGATGGCATGGTTAAACTAAGCGTCGATCTGGATAAGTTCGATTTCGATTATCTAAGCGTGGAGGTACTGTATCGAGGCAAGAACCACTACATCCAGGGAATTAACAAACCCCGCGCACATCAAGATGCGCTAATGCAGGCGAACCTTACTGAAAAAGA ACCCTCGCTAGGAAAGGAGTTAAAGTTTGTGGTGGCTTGTACAAAACCACTGAAATTTGTGGCGTATACTCTACTGTCAGGAGGTGAGCTGCTGGCGGCTGGTTCAGTTCATGGTTCAGATTCAAACACAGTCAGTATTACACTTTCATCAACGTACCGCATGGTTCCGCGTGCGAAGCTGTTGATGCATTACATTAGCAACACAGGGTATATCGTCACCAGCTGTACCAAGGTCACGTTTAAAGGTGTATTTGAAAACGAG ATCCATCTAAGCCTATCTAAGGACGAAGTGCAACCGGGAGAATCGATCGACATTGATATACGAGCGGGAAAAGATTCATACGTCGGGCTGCTAGCGGTGGATCAGAGCGTTCTGCTGCTGAAGTCCGGAAACGATATCGTTCGTGACGATGTAGTGCAACAGCTAGAACAGTATGAATCGGCGAAAAGCTATCGCGGTGGATGGGACGATCTGTCCGATTGTCAG GATGCTGGTGCGGTGTTATTGTCAAATCGACTAGTTCCTATAC GCATATTTCCAGAGGCGGCGTTGTTTGCATGTGCCTCTCCGATGGGAGGATTTGGAGCCCCTCCAGTGATGATGCGAAGTTGCCAAATGAAAATGGCTGATAATATTGTTGCTTCGGTAGATTCCAGCCAACCGGCGGTTCGAACTAAATTTCCTGAGACGTGGATATGGGAAAGCATAAAATCCTG TAAGGAAGAGGagtgcattaaaaaaatcgtGCCCGACACGATAACGTCCTGGATCATCACGGGATTCGCGCTCAGCAAGACCCGTGGCATTGGACTGGTGGACGCTCCTTCGAAGATAAATGTGTTTCtaccgtttttcctttcgatcgaCCTACCATATTCGGTGAAGCTGGGAGAATCCGTACGCATACCGGTGATCGTATTCAACTACACCGATGCTGATCAAGCTGTAGATGTTGTGTTCTTCAACAAGGACAATGAATTTGCATTCATATCTGATGAAAACGGTGCTAACGTGCATGAAG ACAATAATCGACAGGTAAAATCTTTGGTGCCTTGCAATAGcggaaaaacattttcattcacgaTCAAACCAGAAAAGGTGGGGCACATTACGCTGAAGCTGATGGCTAAATGTCCTTTAGCGGGTGATGCCATTGAAAGGCAGCTACTTGTGGAGCCGGAAGGGCTACCACAGTACGTCAACAAGGCATTACTGATCGATCTGCGTTCGGCGAAAGAGGTCCAGCAAACGTTCAACGTCGACATACCGGAGGATGCAGTGCCGAATTCGACGAAAGTTGAGATATCCGTAATTGGCGATGTGCTAGGATCGTCGATTGAAAATCTTGAATCACTTATACGGATGCCATTCGGGTGTGGTGAACaaaacatgctcaatttcGTGCCCTGCATTTTGGTGTTGGATTACCTGAAGGCGTGCGGACGTTTGTCCGTGACAGTCGAGAGCAAAGCGAAGAACTGCATGTTGGTAGGCTATCAACGAGAGCTCACGTACAAGCATCAGGATGGATCATTCAGTGCGTTTGGTGAGAGTGATAAAAGCGGCAGCACCTGGTTGACGGCATTCGTGGCGAAGTCCTTCCAGCAAGCAGCAAAGCACATCACGATCGAGGAGAACGTCATCGACAAGGCGTTATTCTGGCTTACCACAGTCCAGGCGGCCGATGGGTCATTCCCGGAAGTTGGCACGATCTGCCACAAGGACATGCAGGGTGGTTCTGGATCGGGAATCGCTCTTACCGCCTACACAGTGGTAGCATTTCTGGCGAGTGCGgagttgggtgaaaaatacaAACCGACAATCAACAAGGCCTTGGCTTACATTCAGGATCACATTTCCGAGCTGAATGACATCTATGCGCACTCGCTGGTAGCATACGCTCTGCAAATAGCCGATCATTCTCTAAAAACTGAAGTGTTGGCTAGTCTTCGCACAAAAGCAAAGCAGGAGGGAGATTACTTGTGGTGGAGCAAACCGATTGTGGAATCGTCTAAAAGCGACGAGTTCAGGTGTTGGCACCGGCCCTGCTCGGTGGATGTCGAGATGAGTGCGTATGGACTGTTGGCCACGTTGAAAGCATACGACATGCTGGAAGGTTTACCCATCATGAAGTGGTTGGTTTCGCAGCGTAACGACATGGGCGGTTTCCAGTCTACTCAGGACACGGTGGTCGGATTGCAGGCGCTTGCTGAAATAGCGGCACAGTTGTCCTCTTCGGAGGCGAACATTTCGGTGAAAGTAACGCTTCCATCCGGGATTGAGAAACACGTCACCGTCGATCGTGACAATGTGCTGGTGCTGCAGAAGCACGAGCTGCCGGAAGAAACGAAAGATGTGGAAATGATGGCTACCGGTGCCGGGTGTGCTCTGTTCCAGCTGTCCTACAAATACAACATCAAGAAAGAGGACAGTAGCCCACGCTTCACGCTGCATCCCTTGGCCAAGAAAGGATCGTTGAAGGGCTACATCGATCTATCTGTATCGACAT
- the LOC128724123 gene encoding alpha-1-inhibitor 3-like has translation MRMGLREMELTWIRAFLVFYFALGIPQDCAGQRYVILAPRMVRPHSTYDLVVTNVATSKQRFRCEIVNASDAVLGSTSVDVNPNEIRKVEVYLDSMQMGSYRLKVWDEQQSRFLNATELEYTEKSYLVLFQTDKQVYKPGDRVQFRVVFLFPDTTPVWNAVRPSIFITDPDRYRMRQWLNVTLQSGVFEGSFQLAQYTSAGLWTISTLVNDQSYKDSFHVEEYTLPLFKISTLSVPNAYFNCDEPRMFLKLAANYAHGGSVRGTATVVVRANYNNYPSQTKEVGRKQVPIDGTVLVDFPTAIVAPNCTEERTVWFDVTVTEGLTGVSYNVISQFTVYNSQGVTMEVVDRNDAFYPGLAMQMKVRLTNVHETPLQNRHVTILYRVLKNHEDEVITNLMSLKTNVNGIVKFSINTTLDTVEVDVEGVYKNNTYELMFAYPAYEDRSLDYLAIYTRQAYYVVHRNITVDIHSNVKLMRIYYVGITRGKVSESGLLESLKPGNTHHLVLKARPQMLPQMRLLVYTVLEDGKILSVSSVVHFLPPKNSLIITQTPTEPNKDAYKFNISAEEGAFVGLLGVDERINYGTVASNDISVKKLENALRSQEDSSSPWLSHDSFGSVGVKLITDGYLPDVGFVPHSFVDFERRSAPHKEVTVREDFPETWIWESLAVPNGKGSVVKKLPDTLTTWHVTGFSVGRVYGLQILEKPLRVKPTKRIFAQLHAPSSIKCFEEVTVHCLVHNNGKPVNVTLEMRDMLPVTPIFLEQGTTKSVRLKLHATRLGTLPVEIIVKGARGATIDHMIRSIAVHPEGVMKTIEDVRLLNFPTQSKLSFNLSLPVHNVNRTTNHFEAVTLSLVGSFLNLNQFDLEHLLTASHGNGEESLMYLQTTMAIYEYLLQAQRLQQGSNEKFISYLEAAHQQLLQFRLEDGSFSMFGYVHQCGGVWFTAATVEALSKLSAYVPVADVVMIDALDWLAEQSRDDGSFNESCAIAHPHIQRTGGKELSLASSVLFAFVDHKFSARYESLINKTVTLLLSSDIRDVYVLAKVSYLLALIDHPQRTEVLEKLNKLAVVEGVYRFWRVTQPSPNEKRNQEATAYALLANLKANAIEQLELVRIAQWIQKHSLSGERCVPSLDKIVALRGLAMFRLKIPKSPAKLFIEAGSHRFEVNASNQDLLQTVSLPDGTTDVRVTARGTGLLLIKLALRYSVPTNSSSSVGVQIQKTASVQRELSLLVCILAHPRNAYQSKLLMVAIDLPTGYELDQRNAEYDNGTKSVNVMNNNTELALVWDTEEVAEFCCTVKAMSRFTMPEMLRGLVYLFSFDTKDVIEAFEF, from the exons ATGCGGATGGGACTGCGCGAGATGGAGTTAACGTGGATTCGGGCGTTCCTGGTGTTTTACTTCGCGCTGGGAATCCCACAAGATTGCGCCGGTCAAAG GTACGTGATACTGGCACCCCGTATGGTGCGTCCACATTCGACGTACGATTTGGTGGTGACAAATGTTGCCACGAGCAAGCAGCGGTTTCGGTGTGAAATTGTCAACGCTAGTGACGCCGTTTTGGGATCAACATCGGTAGACGTGAATCCTAACGAGATCAGAAAGGTGGAAGTTTAC CTGGACAGCATGCAGATGGGAAGCTATCGGTTGAAGGTTTGGGATGAGCAGCAGAGTCGCTTCCTAAATGCCACCGAGCTGGAGTACACCGAAAAGAGCTACCTGGTGCTGTTTCAAACGGATAAGCAGGTGTACAAACCCGGCGACAGGGTTCAGTTTCGTGTGGTGTTCCTTTTCCCAGACACGACGCCGGTGTGGAATGCCGTCAGACCCAGCATTTTCATCACCGACCCGGACAGGTACCGCATGAGGCAATGGCTTAATGTCACACTTCAAAGCGGAGTGTTTGAGGGTAGTTTTCAGCTGGCACAATACACATCGGCTGGGTTATGGACGATCAGCACCTTAGTGAACGATCAA AGCTACAAAGACTCGTTCCATGTAGAGGAGTACACGCTACCGTTGTTTAAAATCAGCACCCTGAGCGTCCCAAATGCGTATTTTAATTGCGACGAGCCGCGAATGTTCCTGAAGCTCGCGGCAAACTACGCCCATGGAGGATCCGTTCGGGGAACTGCCACGGTAGTGGTACGCGCCAATTACAACAACTATCCTTCACAAACGAAGGAAGTGGGACGGAAACAGGTCCCTATCGATGGGACGGTTCTGGTGGATTTCCCAACCGCAATTGTTGCGCCAAACTGCACCGAAGAACGAACTGTCTGGTTTGATGTCACGGTGACGGAGGGCCTGACGGGCGTTAGTTACAACGTCATCAGCCAGTTCACGGTGTACAACTCGCAGGGTGTAACTATGGAGGTCGTGGATCGAAACGATGCCTTCTATCCGGGGCTGGCGATGCAGATGAAAGTTCGGCTTACAAACGTGCACGAAACGCCGCTGCAGAACAGGCACGTTACGATTCTGTACAGGGTCCTGAAAAACCATGAGGACGAAGTGATCACCAACTTGATGTCGCTTAAAACCAACGTCAATGGAATCGTCAAGTTTTCAATCAACACTACGCTTGACACGGTTGAGGTCGACGTGGAAGGTGTCTACAAGAACAACACATATGAGCTGATGTTCGCTTATCCAGCTTACGAAGACCGAAGTCTCGATTACCTAGCGATCTACACACGCCAAGCATA CTACGTTGTCCATCGTAACATTACCGTCGACATCCATTCGAACGTGAAGCTCATGAGGATCTACTACGTGGGAATAACTCGTGGGAAAGTAAGCGAAAGTGGCCTACTGGAGTCTCTGAAGCCCGGAAATACCCATCATTTAGTTTTAAAAGCACGACCCCAGATGCTCCCACAGATGAGGTTGTTGGTGTATACCGTGCTAGAGGATGGCAAAATATTGAGCGTTTCTagtgtggtgcattttttaccACCCAAAAATTCG CTGATCATTACGCAAACCCCCACGGAGCCGAACAAGGATGCGTACAAATTTAACATAAGCGCTGAAGAAGGCGCCTTCGTTGGGTTGTTGGGCGTTGACGAACGTATCAACTACGGGACGGTAGCGAGCAATGACATTTCTGTGAAAAAGCTGGAGAATGCACTTCGATCACAAGAAGACTCCTCGAGTCCGTGGCTTAGCCACGATAGTTTCGGC AGTGTCGGGGTAAAATTGATAACCGATGGATACCTTCCTGACG TTGGATTTGTACCCCATTCGTTTGTTGATTTCGAGCGTAGATCTGCGCCGCATAAAGAAGTTACTGTGCGCGAGGATTTCCCCGAAACTTGGATATGGGAGTCCCTCGCAGTGCCAAA TGGGAAGGGTTCCGTAGTGAAAAAACTACCCGACACCCTAACAACTTGGCATGTGACTGGATTCTCGGTGGGTCGCGTCTATGGATTGCAAATTTTGGAAAAACCGCTGCGCGTGAAACCTACGAAGCGCATCTTTGCGCAACTGCATGCACCTTCGTCGATCAAATGCTTCGAGGAGGTTACGGTGCATTGTTTGGTGCACAACAACGGCAAACCGGTCAATGTGACGCTGGAGATGCGAGATATGCTCCCAGTGACGCCTATATTCCTAGAGCAAGGAACAACCAAGAGCGTTCGTTTGAAGCTTCACGCAACCCGACTCGGCACGTTACCAGTGGAAATTATCGTGAAAGGTGCTCGGGGGGCTACAATCGACCATATgatccgatcgatcgcagTACATCCGGAAGGCGTGATGAAAACGATCGAAGATGTTCGATTGCTCAATTTTCCCACACAAAGCAAGTTGAGTTTTAACCTTTCGCTGCCGGTACACAACGTCAATCGAACGACAAATCACTTCGAAGCTGTCACCCTTTCGTTGGTTG GATCGTTCCTTAACCTGAACCAGTTCGATTTGGAGCATTTGCTTACCGCGTCGCATGGCAATGGAGAGGAAAGCCTGATGTACCTGCAAACAACGATGGCAATATACGAATACTTACTGCAAGCGCAACGTCTGCAGCAGGGAAGCAACGAGAAATTCATATCCTATTTGGAAGCAGCGCATCAGCAACTGCTGCAGTTTCGCTTAGAAGATGGATCGTTCAGCATGTTTGGCTATGTCCATCAGTGCGGTGGTGTATGGTTCACGGCCGCTACCGTGGAAGCACTGTCCAAGCTCTCTGCTTACGTTCCAGTGGCAGATGTGGTGATGATCGACGCGTTAGACTGGCTCGCGGAACAAAGCCGAGATGATGGTAGCTTCAACGAGAGTTGCGCGATCGCGCATCCACACATTCAGCGCACTGGTGGAAAGGAACTTTCCCTTGCCAGTAGCGTGTTGTTTGCCTTCGTAGATCACAAGTTTTCCGCTCGTTACGAATCGCTTATAAACAAAACCGTCACCCTACTGCTGAGCTCAGACATACGGGATGTTTATGTGCTGGCAAAGGTAAGCTACCTGCTTGCGCTCATCGACCATCCCCAGCGAACGGAAGTGCTGGAAAAACTGAACAAACTTGCCGTGGTTGAAGGAGTGTATCGTTTTTGGAGAGTAACGCAGCCGTCTccgaatgaaaaacgaaaccaagaAGCTACAGCGTACGCGTTGCTAGCAAATTTGAAGGCAAATGCTATCGAACAACTGGAGCTGGTTCGCATTGCCCAGTGGATCCAAAAGCATAGCCTTTCGGGGGAACGTTGCGTTCCATCGCTGGATAAGATCGTTGCTCTGCGTGGACTGGCCATGTTCCGTTTAAAAATTCCTAAATCTCCTGCCAAACTCTTCATCGAAGCAGGAAGCCATCGATTTGAAGTGAACGCGTCTAACCAGGATCTCTTGCAAACGGTCAGCTTGCCGGATGGTACCACCGATGTAAGAGTAACGGCAAGAGGAACAGGATTACTTTTAATAAAGCTAGCCTTGAGGTACAGCGTTccaaccaacagcagcagttctgTTGGTGTTCAAATTCAGAAAACCGCTTCTGTACAGCGTGAGCTATCGTTGCTAGTATGCATTCTTGCACATCCACGGAACGCCTACCAATCGAAATTGTTGATGGTAGCTATTGATTTACCCACCGGCTACGAACTTGACCAACGGAATGCGGAATACGATAATGGCACCAAA AGCGTTAACGTTATGAACAACAATACCGAGCTGGCGCTTGTGTGGGACACCGAAGAGGTGGCAGAATTTTGCTGTACCGTAAAGGCCATGTCTCGTTTCACGATGCCGGAGATGCTAAGAGGATTGGTTTATCTCTTCTCCTTTGACACGAAAG ACGTAATCGAagcatttgaattttaa